Genomic window (Euzebyales bacterium):
TGGCGGAGGAGCGCCCATACTTCATCGCCGCGGCCGGCGCCGCGGTCGGTGGTGCCCTGGTCCCCGTCCCGGGTGGCGTGCTCGTCGTCGACGGGGACGGCGCGGTCATCGGCGCCGTGGGCGCCAGCGGCGACACCTCCGACAACGACGAGGCCGCGGTCATCGCGGGACTCCAGGCGGTCGGGCTCACGGCCAAGCCCAGCTGAGTTGCCGGCACCGGCACGGGCACGGGCACGCCGAGGTGGTTCGAGGGCTTCGACGACGCCCGGACGGTGGACGACGTCACCCCGAACCTCGTCCACGGTGGTGACGGCCCACCACTGCTCCTGCTGCACGGCTACCCGCGACCGCGCCGACCTCGACGCGGGCCGACGGTTGGCGTGCCCGGTCCTGGCGCCGCGGGGTGCCACGGGCGACATGGGGTCGGCGCTACGCCGTCGTCGACGAGTGGCGGGCATGGCCGCCGTCGAGGCGGTCAGCGCGGAAGGGACGACGTTGACCCGGGACCTGGGGGGACCGCATCGACCGATGAGACCCGGACCTGCTGCACGAGGCGCCGCGCACGACGCCGGTGCGCCGGAGCTGACCGATGCGGTGCTCGCCGCGCTCGACTGAGCGGCCACAGCCGCATCCGGGAACCGTCCGGTCACCGGCGGCCGCGCGCGCATCCGGTCCGGTCACGTCAGCGTGCCGCGACGTCGAAACGGTGCGGCATCTGCCATCATCGCGGTGGAGGCAGGTCCGGCCGCGTCCCGACGGCCGATCCTGGTCGCAGCGCTCACGAAAGGCCCGACATGCCCACGGTCACCCTGATCACGCTCGGCGTCGCCGACCTCGAGCGGTCGGCGGCCTTCTACACCGCCCTTGGCTGGCACCGGTCGACGGCGTCGGTGGCCGGCGAGGTGGTCTTCATGCAGGGCGACAGTGTCGTCCTGTCGTTGTACGGCCGCGACGACCTCGCCGCGGACGCCGGCGTGGCGATGCCGGCCACGGAGCACGCGGCGCCCATCTCACTGGCCATGAACGTGCCCTCTGAGGCGGATGTGGACGCCGCGCTGGCCACAGCCGCAGCCGCCGGCGGCCAGGTGGTCCGGTCGGCGTACCGCACCGACTGGGGTGGCTACATCGGCTACGCGGCGGACCCCGACGGGCACCTGTGGGAGTTCGCCCACAACCCAGGGTTCCGCCTGCTCGACGATGGCCGCGTCGTGCTGCCGAAGGGCGGGGCGGCCTGACCGCCGGCACGACCCGGCAGTCTGCTATCGTGGAGCCGTTCATATGCCGAAGGAGGCATGCGTTGGCCAGGCCGCAGCGGCACCGCATCCACCGTCACACGCAGGCGGCGGGGCGGACGGCCGGCGGACCACCGACCGTCTTCGCGGTGATCGGGGATCCCACCCGCCGCCGGATCATGGAGCTCCTGCACGAGCGCGAGCGCACGGTCGGCGGGCTGGTCCTCGAGCTGAACATGGCCCAGCCCGCGGTGTCCAAGCACCTGCGGACGCTGCGGGAGGCAGGTGTCGCAGCCGTCCGGGCAGACGGCCGCCACCGGTGGTATGCGCTGCGCAGCGCACCCCTCGAGGAGCTGGGGTCCTGGCTCGACGGGTTCGGCGCGCGTTGACCGCCGACCGTCAGACCGCACGATCGTCGCTGGGGAAGCAGAGCACCACCGTCGTGCGTTGGCTCCCCGGACGGCCGGGCCGGACCGCGTGGGGAGCCGAACGACCACTGTGGGTGATGGCTCCCCGGAGCGTCGACTCAGTCCGCGTCCCGGACGTGGACGAGGGCGGTCTTGTAGGCGCTGAGGGGCAACGTGCCGGGCGCGACGACGGTCGCCCCGCGAGCATGCACAGCAACGTTGTCTTCCCCGTGCCGTTCGCCCCGACCAGCGCCACGCGCTCGGGTCCACGGAGCCCCAGGTCCACTGGCCGCCGCCACAGCCGTACCGGCGAACCGTTGGAGTCAGCCACCGCGCGTTGGGGTCAGCAAGGTCGCCGACGTGGACCCGGACCGTGCCGTCGCACAGCTCGGCGATGCGGTCCGTGTGCCCGAGCAGTGTGCGGTCGTGGCCGACGACCACGAGCACGCCGCGGTAGGCGTCGACGGCCTCGTACAGTCGGGCGCGGTGACGACCGTCGAGGTTGTCGGTCGGCTCGTCGAGAAGCAGCACGTCCGGCGGATCGACGAGCAGCCGGCCAGGGGCGAGCAGCACCGACTCCCCGCCCGACAGGCGACCGTGCTGTCCAGGCCGACGTGCGCGAGCCCGAGCCGATCGAGCGTTGCGCGGGCGCGCGCGTCGACGTCCAACGCACCGACGAGGATCTCGAGGTGCTCCGCCGTGACGTCGCCCGCTTCGACCCCACACAGGGCATGGCGTTGTGTGGCCACGCCGAGCACGTCGTCGACCGGCCGGTCCGTCTGCGGTGGGAGGTGCTGTGGCAGCAGGCCGACGCGACCGTCGGCGCGGACCCGGGCGGATCGGGATGCCACAGGGACGCTCGTCCGGGTTTGGCGCCGCCCGTCCGCCGAGGTGACGACGACATCCGCGCACGCTGCGCGGGTGGCTGTGACCTCAGCTACGCATGTCTGCGGCGCCAATCAACGACGGCCGGAGGATGGCAGGATACCGCACTGTGCCGCGCGACGGAAGCGTCGGCGTTGGTCGCAGAGGGTTGGCGGCGACGGGGAGCACGCCGACCCGCCGGCCCTCAGGGATGCACGTGCAGGCGGACGACGCTGCCCTGTGCCGACGAGCGGACCTGCACGATGTCACAGACCTGGTTGACCATCCACAGACCCCGCGGGTCGTGCTCCTCGTGGCCTGGCACCACGCGGCCGATGAAGGGATCGGTGATCACCCCGGCGTCGCGCACCTCGCAGACCACGGCGTGGTCACGCCAGATGCGCACATCGGCGCCGCCGCCTGCGTACAGGAGGCTGTTGCTCGCGATCTCGTTGGCAGCGAGCACGAGATCCTCGACGCGGGACTCTTCCAGGCCCGCGGCGGCCGCCTGCTCGGCGACGAACGTCCGGAACTGCTTCAGCCGACCCGGTCGCAGGGTGAAGGCCACAGGCGGAGCCAATGGCTCCGGCAGCGGCGCGTCGAGCACGGAACTCGTCGCGACCTCCGGTCCCTCATACAGGTCGCTGGCAACATCGTTGTCGCCCTGGACGATGAACGGATGGCTGCGTCGGGCCCCGTCGACGACCGCGGGGTCCAGCGCTCCGATGTCGTAGGGACACCGGAGCCAGAAGTCATCGGCGGCGGCGAACGCGACGTTGAGCAGCGCCTCCATGTGCTGGGCCTCGACCAGGTCGTCACGTCCGCGGGCCGTGGTGATCGGCTCCCCGACGCCCCGCAGCGACGTCGACGGATGGGAGTCGACGAACGCACGCCACTTCGGGATGATCCGCGCGGGGTTGCGTCCCACGTCGCCCATGTCCGCGAGTTGGACCATGTCCGCATCGGCCAGGTCGCGCAGCCATTCGATCTTCTCGGCCGAGGCGACCACGAGCGTCGGCTCACCCGCCGCCATGGCATCGGCGAGGAACGCCGACACCGACGCGTGGAACTCGTCGGCACCGTCGTAGAAGAGCGCGTCGTGGCGATAGGCGCGCGGTCTTGTCGTCGAGGCCGCGGAGGGCGTCACGAGGAACTCTTTCAGCCGCCTGCTTGAGGTGTGTCGGAAGTGTTCCCGGTCCGCACCGACCAACCTACGTCGCCGACGGATGCGACGGGGCGGTGCGCAGTGTCAACGTAGGGTACGACGGAGGCCGGCACCGAGCACGTCCACGACGATCGCCAGCCGATCAACGCCAGGACGACGGTGAGGACCGCACCGTGGTCGAAGGCGGCGAGCCGCGTCGTCGACATCCTCAAGGACCGCTGGACGGCTTCGATCGGCTTCGCCGGAGGTTGGAGGCGACGGTCTGACGCGGGTGGCGCGCGACGACGGTCCACAGTGCGGGCTCACGACGCAGCCGGCGAACCGACTGCGATCGGCTCGCATGATTCGCGGTCACATGGCTACGATGAAGGGCCGTCGACAATGACGGGGACCGGCGCATGCGCTCCGACCCCCGTCGACGTCAGCACGCTGTAGGAGCGACATCATGTCCGCAAGGCACGGCTGGTCGCGGCACCGGGGGAGCCGTTGCTGATGGTCGAGGATGCCAGGATGCGCAGGAACCGGGCGGGTCCACGGGTGCTCGTCCTCCTCGCCCTGCTCGGTGTACTGGCGACCGGCTGCGCCGAGCTCACGGCGACGGAGCTGCGGCAGATCGAGCGCAGCGGGACCTCACTGCGACCGCTGCTGGACCCCGATTCGCTCGCGATCCCCGGGACCGACACCGACGATGTCATTGAGGCCCTCGGCGATCCCTACGAGACCGACGAGACCAGTCCACCTCAGGATCAGCGGCCGGGCACGGTCATCACGATGCGCTACGAGGGGCTGGAGGTCGTCGTCCGCGAGCTGCGCGAGCCGACCCGCGAGT
Coding sequences:
- a CDS encoding VOC family protein; this encodes MPTVTLITLGVADLERSAAFYTALGWHRSTASVAGEVVFMQGDSVVLSLYGRDDLAADAGVAMPATEHAAPISLAMNVPSEADVDAALATAAAAGGQVVRSAYRTDWGGYIGYAADPDGHLWEFAHNPGFRLLDDGRVVLPKGGAA
- a CDS encoding metalloregulator ArsR/SmtB family transcription factor yields the protein MARPQRHRIHRHTQAAGRTAGGPPTVFAVIGDPTRRRIMELLHERERTVGGLVLELNMAQPAVSKHLRTLREAGVAAVRADGRHRWYALRSAPLEELGSWLDGFGAR
- a CDS encoding sensor histidine kinase, which codes for MTPSAASTTRPRAYRHDALFYDGADEFHASVSAFLADAMAAGEPTLVVASAEKIEWLRDLADADMVQLADMGDVGRNPARIIPKWRAFVDSHPSTSLRGVGEPITTARGRDDLVEAQHMEALLNVAFAAADDFWLRCPYDIGALDPAVVDGARRSHPFIVQGDNDVASDLYEGPEVATSSVLDAPLPEPLAPPVAFTLRPGRLKQFRTFVAEQAAAAGLEESRVEDLVLAANEIASNSLLYAGGGADVRIWRDHAVVCEVRDAGVITDPFIGRVVPGHEEHDPRGLWMVNQVCDIVQVRSSAQGSVVRLHVHP